In the Drosophila takahashii strain IR98-3 E-12201 chromosome 3R, DtakHiC1v2, whole genome shotgun sequence genome, one interval contains:
- the ATP8B gene encoding phospholipid-transporting ATPase ID isoform X5: MGTKTQPQLAKENERRIRANDKEFNAQFKYHNNYIKTSKYSLFTFLPFNLLEQFQRLANFYFLCLLVLQLIPAISSLTPVTTAIPLIGVLTLTAVKDAYDDIQRHLSDSQVNNRKSKTLRNGKLVEAKWSEVQVGDVIRLDNNQFVAADTLLLSTSEPNGLCFIETAELDGETNLKAKQCLTETIELGDRHDSLWNFNGEIICERPNNLLNKFDGTLIWRGQRFALDNEKILLRGCVLRNTQWCYGVVVFAGVDTKLMQNSGKTQFKSTGVDRLLNFIIIGIVLFLVSICALFAIGCAIWEGFIGQHFQLYLPWEHIIPKDYIPTGATVIGLLVFFSYAIVLNTVVPISLYVSVEVIRFVQSFLINWDEEMYYATTNTYAKARTTTLNEELGQIQYIFSDKTGTLTQNIMTFNKCSINGRSYGDVIDLRTGELIEITEQQTIFQNSNTNNRPSSAGVAAAAPPAAAAPPPPPIILVHTAEVHAKKSSLVVTSSGEAIASRSDLEHSAPPLDAGERRPGLKHVRYSAPGRSLDNESPGGLSPRTAGGGLTPPIGGHEERRSSGGGFKRSGYMQRQLSRTSSCDKALQSVDFSANPHHERDFRWYDRTLLDAVRSDEEHSHVFFRLLALCHTVMAETVDGKLEYQAQSPDEAALVAAARNFGFVFRTRTPNSITIEVMGQLEEYELLNILDFNNVRKRMSVILRRGDSMVLYCKGADNVIYDRLHGGQEDLKARTQDHLNKFAGEGLRTLALAERRLTEQYYNDWRSRQQEAALSMDSREQKLNEIYEEIESEMQLVGVTAIEDKLQDGVPKSIANLQNAGIKIWVLTGDKQETAINIGYSCQLLTDELADVFIVDGNSVEEVEKQLRQFKESIKIYNRFRPGGFDAFDRLNSDSNMDPLSVTMTQTSAFMQESNLPPTPPPPPAISVVTFRWDDKIKDNKGGPDSAECNDLFGDEKRSEDGGTASIVVDESTGFALVVNGHSLVHCLSPEMENKFLDIASQCKAVICCRVTPLQKALVVELIKRAKNAVTLAIGDGANDVSMIKAAHIGVGISGQEGLQAVLSSDYSIAQFRYLERLLLVHGRWSYYRMCKFLRYFFYKNFAFTLCHCWYSLFCGFSAQTVFDPMFISVYNLFYTSLPVLALGVFEQDVSDKNSLEFPRLYTPGLKSELFNIREFIYSVLHGAFTSLVLFLIPYGVYKDGVSENGFIVSDHMTLGAVVATILIVDNTAQISLYTSYWTVVNHVTIWGSLVWYFVLDYFYNYVIGGPYVGSLTQAMKDLTFWVTMLITVMALVAPVLAYKFYLLDLHPSLSDKIRQRSLKKIHSRASSDVRRTASSRRGRRSVRSGYAFAHQEGFGRLITSGKIMHKLPQDFAFPLGLGTKKTQVLHNNLNSADGPVSKTTNNVSGQHMVNNNTNLRQNQNQNHSSMADITADGRGTGGQDGRGSGGTDDMSPRAPCQDLDTINL, from the exons ATGGGCACAAAAACCCAACCGCAATTGGCCAAAG aAAACGAACGCAGAATCCGCGCCAACGACAAAGAGTTTAATGCCCAGTTTAAATATCAC AACAACTACATCAAGACCTCCAAGTATTCGCTATTCACGTTCCTGCCTTTTAATCTGCTGGAGCAATTCCAGCGGCTGGCCAACTTTTATTTCCTGTGTCTGTTGGTCCTCCAGCTGATACCGGCCATCTCCTCGCTCACCCCCGTGACCACAGCCATTCCCCTAATAGGAGTACTCACGCTGACAGCGGTGAAGGATGCCTACGATGATATA CAACGCCATCTGTCCGACTCGCAGGTGAACAATCGCAAGTCGAAGACTCTGCGCAATGGCAAGTTGGTGGAGGCCAAGTGGTCGGAGGTGCAGGTGGGCGACGTGATCCGGCTGGACAACAATCAGTTCGTGGCCGCCGACACCCTGCTGCTGTCCACGTCCGAGCCAAATGGTCTGTGTTTCATCGAGACGGCCGAGCTGGACGGGGAGACGAATCTCAAGGCGAAGCAGTGCCTCACGGAGACCATCGAGCTGGGCGATCGTCATGACTCGCTGTGGAACTTCAACGGCGAGATCATCTGCGAGAGGCCCAACAACCTGCTGAACAAGTTCGATGGCACCCTGATCTGGCGTGGTCAGCGATTCGCCCTGGACAACGAGAAGATCCTGCTGAGAGGCTGTGTTCTCCGGAACACCCAGTGGTGCTACGGGGTGGTCGTCTTCGCCGGAGTGGACACCAAGTTGATGCAGAATTCCGGAAAGACGCAGTTCAAGAGCACTGGCGTGGATCGCCTGCTCAACTTTATTATCATTGGG ATTGTTCTCTTTCTGGTGTCCATATGTGCCCTGTTTGCGATCGGCTGTGCCATCTGGGAGGGCTTCATTGGCCAGCATTTCCAGCTGTATCTGCCCTGGGAACACATCATACCCAAGGATTACATACCCACGGGGGCCACCGTCATCGGGCTGCTGGTCTTCTTCTCGTATGCCATAGTCTTAAACACTGTTGTGCCAATCTCTCTCTACGTTTCAGTAGAG GTAATACGCTTCGTACAGTCGTTCCTCATCAACTGGGATGAGGAGATGTACTACGCGACCACCAATACCTATGCCAAAGCCCGCACCACCACGCTCAACGAGGAGCTGGGCCAGATCCAGTACATCTTCTCGGACAAGACGGGCACCCTCACCCAGAACATCATGACGTTCAACAAGTGCAGCATCAATGGTCGCAGCTACGGCGATGTGATTGACCTGCGCACCGGCGAGCTCATCGAGATTACGGAG CAGCAAACAATTTTCCAAAAtagcaacaccaacaaccGCCCCAGTTCCGCAGGTGTAGCTGCGGCAGCACCACCCGCGGCAgccgcaccaccaccaccccccaTCATCCTAGTGCACACGGCCGAGGTGCACGCCAAGAAGAGCTCCCTGGTGGTCACCTCCTCCGGGGAGGCCATAGCCTCGAGATCGGATCTCGAGCACTCGGCTCCGCCGCTGGACGCCGGCGAACGGAGGCCAGGACTCAAGCATGTGCGATACTCGGCGCCCGGTAGAAGTCTGGACAATGAATCGCCGGGTGGTTTGTCACCCAGGACAGCCGGTGGCGGTTTGACTCCACCCATCGGCGGCCATGAGGAGCGCaggagcagcggcggcggcttcAAGCGGAGTGGATATATGCAGCGACAATTGTCCCGCACAAGCAGTTGCGACAAA GCCCTTCAAAGCGTCGACTTTTCGGCCAATCCGCATCACGAGAGAGATTTCCGGTGGTACGATCGCACGTTGCTCGATGCCGTTCGCTCGGATGAGGAGCACTCCCATGTGTTTTTCCGCCTGCTGGCCCTCTGCCACACGGTCATGGCCGAAACGGTGGACGGGAAGCTGGAGTACCAGGCCCAGAGTCCCGATGAGGCTGCTCTCGTGGCGGCCGCCCGCAATTTCGGCTTTGTCTTTCGCACACGAACACCGAATAGTATTACCATCGAGGTGATGGGTCAATTGGAG GAATACGAGCTCCTGAATATCCTAGACTTTAACAACGTCCGCAAGCGGATGTCTGTGATCCTCCGACGCGGTGACTCCATGGTGCTCTACTGCAAGGGAGCGGACAATGTGATATACGATCGTCTGCATGGCGGACAGGAAGATCTTAAGGCGCGCACCCAGGACCACCTTAAT aaatttgCCGGCGAGGGCCTGCGTACCTTGGCCCTGGCTGAGCGTCGTTTGACCGAGCAGTACTACAACGACTGGCGGAGTCGACAGCAGGAGGCTGCCCTTTCGATGGACTCACGGGAGCAGAAGCTCAACGAAATCTACGAAGAGATCGAGAGCGAAATGCAACTGGTTGGGGTCACGGCCATCGAGGACAAATTGCAGGACGGTGTGCCCAAGTCTATTGCTAATTTGCAGAATGCAGGCATCAAGATCTGGGTTCTAACTGGCGACAAGCAGG AAACGGCCATTAACATCGGCTACTCCTGTCAACTGCTCACCGATGAGCTGGCGGATGTCTTTATAGTTGACGGAAACTCTgtggaggaggtggagaagCAGCTGAGGCAGTTCAAAGAGtccataaaaatatacaatcgATTTCGACCAGGCG GCTTTGATGCTTTTGACCGGCTAAACAGCGACAGTAACATGGATCCGCTGAGTGTTACCATGACCCAAACTTCGGCCTTCATGCAGGAGTCGAACCTCCCGCCCACGCCGCCTCCACCGCCTGCCATTTCGGTGGTTACCTTTAGGTGGGATGACAAAATTAAGGATAATAAGGGCGGACCGGACAG TGCTGAGTGCAACGACTTGTTCGGCGATGAGAAGAGGAGCGAGGATGGGGGCACAGCCTCAATTGTGGTGGATGAGAGCACCGGCTTTGCCCTGGTGGTCAATGGGCACTCGCTAGTGCACTGCCTTTCGCCGGAAATGGAAAACAA ATTCCTGGACATCGCCTCGCAGTGCAAGGCGGTCATCTGCTGCCGTGTGACGCCGCTTCAGAAGGCGCTGGTCGTCGAGCTAATTAAGCGTGCCAAAAACGCCGTCACCCTGGCCATTGGCGATGGCGCCAACGATGTGTCCATGATCAAGG CCGCCCACATAGGCGTGGGTATTTCCGGCCAGGAGGGCCTTCAGGCTGTCCTGTCCAGTGACTATTCCATTGCCCAGTTTCGTTACCTGGAGCGATTGCTGCTGGTCCATGGTCGCTGGTCCTACTACCGCATGTGCAAATTTCTACGTTACTTTTTCTACAAGAACTTTGCATTTACCCTGTGCCATTGCTGGTATTCGCTCTTTTGCGGCTTCAGCGCTCAG ACGGTGTTTGACCCCATGTTCATATCGGTGTATAATCTGTTCTACACCTCCCTGCCCGTCCTGGCGTTGGGCGTCTTCGAGCAGGATGTCTCGGACAAGAACAGCCTGGAGTTCCCACGTCTCTACACGCCGGGTCTCAAGAGCGAGCTGTTCAACATTCGGGAGTTCATCTACAGTGTGTTGCACGGCGCCTTCACCTCGCTGGTCCTGTTCCTGATTCCCTACGGCGTCTACAAGGACGGCGTCTCGGAGAACGGATTTATTGTGAGCGATCACATGACCCTGGGCGCCGTTGTGGCCACCATACTCATTGTGGATAACACAGCACAG ATATCTTTGTACACCTCTTACTGGACTGTTGTCAATCATGTGACCATTTGGGGTAGTTTAGTGTGGTACTTTGTGCTTGACTATTTCTACAACTATGTCATTGGAGGGCCCTATGTGGGCTCTTTGACCCAGGCCATGAAGGACCTGACCTTTTGGGTCACCATGTTGATCACAGTGATGGCCCTGGTGGCACCTGTCCTGGCCTACAAGTTCTATCTTCTGGATTTGCATCCCAGTCTTTCGGATAAG ATACGTCAAAGGTCCTTGAAGAAGATTCATTCGCGAGCCTCAAGTGATGTCAGGCGAACGGCTTCATCGCGTCGCGGACGTCGCTCAGTACGATCTGGATATGCTTTTGCACATCAG GAGGGCTTTGGCCGCCTGATCACCTCCGGCAAGATTATGCACAAATTGCCACAGGACTTTGCCTTCCCTCTGGGCTTGGGCACCAAAAAAACACAGGTGCTACACAACAATCTCAACTCGGCCGATGGGCCTGTCTCGAAGACAACCAACAACGTGTCCGGCCAACACATGGTCAATAACAACACAAATCTGCGACAGAATCAGAACCAGAACCACTCGTCGATGGCGGATATAACTGCCGATGGACGCGGAACTGGGGGCCAAGATGGCAGGGGCAGCGGAGGCACCGATGACATGAGTCCTCGGGCTCCCTGCCAGGACCTGGATACGATTAATCTCTAA
- the ATP8B gene encoding phospholipid-transporting ATPase ID isoform X6 codes for MGTKTQPQLAKENERRIRANDKEFNAQFKYHNNYIKTSKYSLFTFLPFNLLEQFQRLANFYFLCLLVLQLIPAISSLTPVTTAIPLIGVLTLTAVKDAYDDIQRHLSDSQVNNRKSKTLRNGKLVEAKWSEVQVGDVIRLDNNQFVAADTLLLSTSEPNGLCFIETAELDGETNLKAKQCLTETIELGDRHDSLWNFNGEIICERPNNLLNKFDGTLIWRGQRFALDNEKILLRGCVLRNTQWCYGVVVFAGVDTKLMQNSGKTQFKSTGVDRLLNFIIIGIVLFLVSICALFAIGCAIWEGFIGQHFQLYLPWEHIIPKDYIPTGATVIGLLVFFSYAIVLNTVVPISLYVSVEVIRFVQSFLINWDEEMYYATTNTYAKARTTTLNEELGQIQYIFSDKTGTLTQNIMTFNKCSINGRSYGDVIDLRTGELIEITEQQTIFQNSNTNNRPSSAGVAAAAPPAAAAPPPPPIILVHTAEVHAKKSSLVVTSSGEAIASRSDLEHSAPPLDAGERRPGLKHVRYSAPGRSLDNESPGGLSPRTAGGGLTPPIGGHEERRSSGGGFKRSGYMQRQLSRTSSCDKALQSVDFSANPHHERDFRWYDRTLLDAVRSDEEHSHVFFRLLALCHTVMAETVDGKLEYQAQSPDEAALVAAARNFGFVFRTRTPNSITIEVMGQLEEYELLNILDFNNVRKRMSVILRRGDSMVLYCKGADNVIYDRLHGGQEDLKARTQDHLNKFAGEGLRTLALAERRLTEQYYNDWRSRQQEAALSMDSREQKLNEIYEEIESEMQLVGVTAIEDKLQDGVPKSIANLQNAGIKIWVLTGDKQETAINIGYSCQLLTDELADVFIVDGNSVEEVEKQLRQFKESIKIYNRFRPGGFDAFDRLNSDSNMDPLSVTMTQTSAFMQESNLPPTPPPPPAISVVTFSAECNDLFGDEKRSEDGGTASIVVDESTGFALVVNGHSLVHCLSPEMENKFLDIASQCKAVICCRVTPLQKALVVELIKRAKNAVTLAIGDGANDVSMIKAAHIGVGISGQEGLQAVLSSDYSIAQFRYLERLLLVHGRWSYYRMCKFLRYFFYKNFAFTLCHCWYSLFCGFSAQTVFDPMFISVYNLFYTSLPVLALGVFEQDVSDKNSLEFPRLYTPGLKSELFNIREFIYSVLHGAFTSLVLFLIPYGVYKDGVSENGFIVSDHMTLGAVVATILIVDNTAQISLYTSYWTVVNHVTIWGSLVWYFVLDYFYNYVIGGPYVGSLTQAMKDLTFWVTMLITVMALVAPVLAYKFYLLDLHPSLSDKIRQRSLKKIHSRASSDVRRTASSRRGRRSVRSGYAFAHQEGFGRLITSGKIMHKLPQDFAFPLGLGTKKTQVLHNNLNSADGPVSKTTNNVSGQHMVNNNTNLRQNQNQNHSSMADITADGRGTGGQDGRGSGGTDDMSPRAPCQDLDTINL; via the exons ATGGGCACAAAAACCCAACCGCAATTGGCCAAAG aAAACGAACGCAGAATCCGCGCCAACGACAAAGAGTTTAATGCCCAGTTTAAATATCAC AACAACTACATCAAGACCTCCAAGTATTCGCTATTCACGTTCCTGCCTTTTAATCTGCTGGAGCAATTCCAGCGGCTGGCCAACTTTTATTTCCTGTGTCTGTTGGTCCTCCAGCTGATACCGGCCATCTCCTCGCTCACCCCCGTGACCACAGCCATTCCCCTAATAGGAGTACTCACGCTGACAGCGGTGAAGGATGCCTACGATGATATA CAACGCCATCTGTCCGACTCGCAGGTGAACAATCGCAAGTCGAAGACTCTGCGCAATGGCAAGTTGGTGGAGGCCAAGTGGTCGGAGGTGCAGGTGGGCGACGTGATCCGGCTGGACAACAATCAGTTCGTGGCCGCCGACACCCTGCTGCTGTCCACGTCCGAGCCAAATGGTCTGTGTTTCATCGAGACGGCCGAGCTGGACGGGGAGACGAATCTCAAGGCGAAGCAGTGCCTCACGGAGACCATCGAGCTGGGCGATCGTCATGACTCGCTGTGGAACTTCAACGGCGAGATCATCTGCGAGAGGCCCAACAACCTGCTGAACAAGTTCGATGGCACCCTGATCTGGCGTGGTCAGCGATTCGCCCTGGACAACGAGAAGATCCTGCTGAGAGGCTGTGTTCTCCGGAACACCCAGTGGTGCTACGGGGTGGTCGTCTTCGCCGGAGTGGACACCAAGTTGATGCAGAATTCCGGAAAGACGCAGTTCAAGAGCACTGGCGTGGATCGCCTGCTCAACTTTATTATCATTGGG ATTGTTCTCTTTCTGGTGTCCATATGTGCCCTGTTTGCGATCGGCTGTGCCATCTGGGAGGGCTTCATTGGCCAGCATTTCCAGCTGTATCTGCCCTGGGAACACATCATACCCAAGGATTACATACCCACGGGGGCCACCGTCATCGGGCTGCTGGTCTTCTTCTCGTATGCCATAGTCTTAAACACTGTTGTGCCAATCTCTCTCTACGTTTCAGTAGAG GTAATACGCTTCGTACAGTCGTTCCTCATCAACTGGGATGAGGAGATGTACTACGCGACCACCAATACCTATGCCAAAGCCCGCACCACCACGCTCAACGAGGAGCTGGGCCAGATCCAGTACATCTTCTCGGACAAGACGGGCACCCTCACCCAGAACATCATGACGTTCAACAAGTGCAGCATCAATGGTCGCAGCTACGGCGATGTGATTGACCTGCGCACCGGCGAGCTCATCGAGATTACGGAG CAGCAAACAATTTTCCAAAAtagcaacaccaacaaccGCCCCAGTTCCGCAGGTGTAGCTGCGGCAGCACCACCCGCGGCAgccgcaccaccaccaccccccaTCATCCTAGTGCACACGGCCGAGGTGCACGCCAAGAAGAGCTCCCTGGTGGTCACCTCCTCCGGGGAGGCCATAGCCTCGAGATCGGATCTCGAGCACTCGGCTCCGCCGCTGGACGCCGGCGAACGGAGGCCAGGACTCAAGCATGTGCGATACTCGGCGCCCGGTAGAAGTCTGGACAATGAATCGCCGGGTGGTTTGTCACCCAGGACAGCCGGTGGCGGTTTGACTCCACCCATCGGCGGCCATGAGGAGCGCaggagcagcggcggcggcttcAAGCGGAGTGGATATATGCAGCGACAATTGTCCCGCACAAGCAGTTGCGACAAA GCCCTTCAAAGCGTCGACTTTTCGGCCAATCCGCATCACGAGAGAGATTTCCGGTGGTACGATCGCACGTTGCTCGATGCCGTTCGCTCGGATGAGGAGCACTCCCATGTGTTTTTCCGCCTGCTGGCCCTCTGCCACACGGTCATGGCCGAAACGGTGGACGGGAAGCTGGAGTACCAGGCCCAGAGTCCCGATGAGGCTGCTCTCGTGGCGGCCGCCCGCAATTTCGGCTTTGTCTTTCGCACACGAACACCGAATAGTATTACCATCGAGGTGATGGGTCAATTGGAG GAATACGAGCTCCTGAATATCCTAGACTTTAACAACGTCCGCAAGCGGATGTCTGTGATCCTCCGACGCGGTGACTCCATGGTGCTCTACTGCAAGGGAGCGGACAATGTGATATACGATCGTCTGCATGGCGGACAGGAAGATCTTAAGGCGCGCACCCAGGACCACCTTAAT aaatttgCCGGCGAGGGCCTGCGTACCTTGGCCCTGGCTGAGCGTCGTTTGACCGAGCAGTACTACAACGACTGGCGGAGTCGACAGCAGGAGGCTGCCCTTTCGATGGACTCACGGGAGCAGAAGCTCAACGAAATCTACGAAGAGATCGAGAGCGAAATGCAACTGGTTGGGGTCACGGCCATCGAGGACAAATTGCAGGACGGTGTGCCCAAGTCTATTGCTAATTTGCAGAATGCAGGCATCAAGATCTGGGTTCTAACTGGCGACAAGCAGG AAACGGCCATTAACATCGGCTACTCCTGTCAACTGCTCACCGATGAGCTGGCGGATGTCTTTATAGTTGACGGAAACTCTgtggaggaggtggagaagCAGCTGAGGCAGTTCAAAGAGtccataaaaatatacaatcgATTTCGACCAGGCG GCTTTGATGCTTTTGACCGGCTAAACAGCGACAGTAACATGGATCCGCTGAGTGTTACCATGACCCAAACTTCGGCCTTCATGCAGGAGTCGAACCTCCCGCCCACGCCGCCTCCACCGCCTGCCATTTCGGTGGTTACCTTTAG TGCTGAGTGCAACGACTTGTTCGGCGATGAGAAGAGGAGCGAGGATGGGGGCACAGCCTCAATTGTGGTGGATGAGAGCACCGGCTTTGCCCTGGTGGTCAATGGGCACTCGCTAGTGCACTGCCTTTCGCCGGAAATGGAAAACAA ATTCCTGGACATCGCCTCGCAGTGCAAGGCGGTCATCTGCTGCCGTGTGACGCCGCTTCAGAAGGCGCTGGTCGTCGAGCTAATTAAGCGTGCCAAAAACGCCGTCACCCTGGCCATTGGCGATGGCGCCAACGATGTGTCCATGATCAAGG CCGCCCACATAGGCGTGGGTATTTCCGGCCAGGAGGGCCTTCAGGCTGTCCTGTCCAGTGACTATTCCATTGCCCAGTTTCGTTACCTGGAGCGATTGCTGCTGGTCCATGGTCGCTGGTCCTACTACCGCATGTGCAAATTTCTACGTTACTTTTTCTACAAGAACTTTGCATTTACCCTGTGCCATTGCTGGTATTCGCTCTTTTGCGGCTTCAGCGCTCAG ACGGTGTTTGACCCCATGTTCATATCGGTGTATAATCTGTTCTACACCTCCCTGCCCGTCCTGGCGTTGGGCGTCTTCGAGCAGGATGTCTCGGACAAGAACAGCCTGGAGTTCCCACGTCTCTACACGCCGGGTCTCAAGAGCGAGCTGTTCAACATTCGGGAGTTCATCTACAGTGTGTTGCACGGCGCCTTCACCTCGCTGGTCCTGTTCCTGATTCCCTACGGCGTCTACAAGGACGGCGTCTCGGAGAACGGATTTATTGTGAGCGATCACATGACCCTGGGCGCCGTTGTGGCCACCATACTCATTGTGGATAACACAGCACAG ATATCTTTGTACACCTCTTACTGGACTGTTGTCAATCATGTGACCATTTGGGGTAGTTTAGTGTGGTACTTTGTGCTTGACTATTTCTACAACTATGTCATTGGAGGGCCCTATGTGGGCTCTTTGACCCAGGCCATGAAGGACCTGACCTTTTGGGTCACCATGTTGATCACAGTGATGGCCCTGGTGGCACCTGTCCTGGCCTACAAGTTCTATCTTCTGGATTTGCATCCCAGTCTTTCGGATAAG ATACGTCAAAGGTCCTTGAAGAAGATTCATTCGCGAGCCTCAAGTGATGTCAGGCGAACGGCTTCATCGCGTCGCGGACGTCGCTCAGTACGATCTGGATATGCTTTTGCACATCAG GAGGGCTTTGGCCGCCTGATCACCTCCGGCAAGATTATGCACAAATTGCCACAGGACTTTGCCTTCCCTCTGGGCTTGGGCACCAAAAAAACACAGGTGCTACACAACAATCTCAACTCGGCCGATGGGCCTGTCTCGAAGACAACCAACAACGTGTCCGGCCAACACATGGTCAATAACAACACAAATCTGCGACAGAATCAGAACCAGAACCACTCGTCGATGGCGGATATAACTGCCGATGGACGCGGAACTGGGGGCCAAGATGGCAGGGGCAGCGGAGGCACCGATGACATGAGTCCTCGGGCTCCCTGCCAGGACCTGGATACGATTAATCTCTAA